A DNA window from Streptomyces sp. B21-083 contains the following coding sequences:
- the qcrB gene encoding cytochrome bc1 complex cytochrome b subunit — protein sequence MSTTANTDPRSSREKAPAGERVADWADGRLGIYSLAKANMRKIFPDHWSFMLGEVCMYSFIIIILTGVYLTLFFHPSMNEVEYHGSYIPLQGQLMSEAFNSTMHISFDVRGGLLIRQIHHWAALIFLAGMFVHMMRVFFTGAFRKPREVNWLFGFLLFVLGMFTGFTGYSLPDDLLSGTGVRFMEGAILSVPVVGTYMSFFLFGGEFPGGDFVARFYSIHILVLPGIMLGLMVAHLILVFYHKHTQFAGPGKTNNNVVGMPLLPVYMAKAGGFFFLVFGVIAVIAAIASINPIWAMGPYRPDQVSTGAQPDWYMGFSEGLIRVMPGWEFNVWGHTFAPGVFIPLTIVFPLVLVAIAVYPFIESWVTGDKNEHHILDRPRNAPTRTAFGVAWITWYMVLLIGGGNDLWATHFHLSINAITWFVRVAFFVGPVIAFIVTKRICLGLQRRDKDKVLHGRESGIIKRLPHGEFIEVHEPLSQEALHTLTAHEQYEPAMIGATVDENGVERKVKGVEKLRVKLSKSYYGEDNQIAKPTAEEYKEITSGHGHH from the coding sequence ATGAGTACTACGGCAAACACGGACCCGCGTTCGTCGCGCGAGAAGGCACCCGCCGGTGAGCGCGTCGCCGACTGGGCCGACGGCCGGCTGGGGATCTACTCCCTGGCCAAGGCCAACATGCGCAAGATCTTCCCCGACCACTGGTCGTTCATGCTCGGTGAAGTCTGCATGTACAGCTTCATCATCATCATCCTCACGGGTGTGTATCTGACGCTGTTCTTCCACCCGTCGATGAACGAGGTGGAGTACCACGGCAGCTACATCCCGCTGCAGGGCCAGCTGATGTCCGAGGCGTTCAACTCGACCATGCACATCTCGTTCGATGTGCGCGGTGGTCTGCTGATCCGGCAGATCCACCACTGGGCGGCGCTGATCTTCCTCGCCGGCATGTTCGTGCACATGATGCGCGTCTTCTTCACGGGTGCGTTCCGCAAGCCCCGTGAGGTCAACTGGCTCTTCGGGTTCCTGCTGTTCGTCCTGGGCATGTTCACCGGGTTCACCGGCTACTCGCTCCCGGACGACCTGCTCTCCGGCACCGGTGTGCGCTTCATGGAGGGCGCGATCCTGTCTGTGCCGGTCGTGGGCACGTACATGTCGTTCTTCCTCTTCGGCGGCGAGTTCCCGGGCGGCGACTTCGTGGCCCGCTTCTACTCGATCCACATCCTGGTGCTGCCGGGCATCATGCTCGGGCTGATGGTGGCCCACCTGATCCTGGTCTTCTACCACAAGCACACGCAGTTCGCGGGCCCCGGAAAGACCAACAACAACGTCGTCGGTATGCCGTTGCTGCCGGTCTACATGGCGAAGGCCGGAGGCTTCTTCTTCCTGGTCTTCGGTGTCATCGCGGTCATCGCGGCCATCGCCTCGATCAACCCGATCTGGGCCATGGGCCCCTACCGGCCGGACCAGGTGTCGACCGGCGCCCAGCCCGACTGGTACATGGGCTTCTCCGAGGGGCTGATCCGTGTCATGCCGGGCTGGGAGTTCAACGTCTGGGGCCACACGTTCGCCCCGGGTGTGTTCATCCCGCTGACGATCGTCTTCCCGCTGGTCCTGGTCGCGATCGCGGTCTACCCGTTCATCGAGTCCTGGGTCACCGGCGACAAGAACGAGCACCACATCCTGGACCGCCCGCGCAACGCGCCGACGCGTACGGCGTTCGGTGTCGCGTGGATCACCTGGTACATGGTGCTGCTGATCGGTGGTGGGAACGACCTCTGGGCCACCCACTTCCACCTGTCGATCAACGCCATCACCTGGTTCGTCCGGGTCGCGTTCTTCGTCGGACCGGTCATCGCGTTCATCGTCACCAAGCGGATCTGCCTCGGCCTCCAGCGCCGCGACAAGGACAAGGTGCTGCACGGCCGCGAGTCGGGCATCATCAAGCGCCTGCCGCACGGTGAGTTCATCGAGGTGCACGAGCCGCTCAGCCAGGAGGCTCTGCACACGCTCACCGCGCACGAGCAGTACGAGCCGGCCATGATCGGCGCGACGGTCGACGAGAACGGCGTGGAGCGCAAGGTGAAGGGCGTGGAGAAGCTGCGCGTCAAGCTCAGCAAGTCCTACTACGGCGAGGACAACCAGATCGCCAAGCCCACCGCCGAGGAGTACAAGGAGATCACGAGCGGCCACGGCCACCACTGA
- the trpD gene encoding anthranilate phosphoribosyltransferase, protein MSAVNPAGGDTAAARSWPRVLNGLLDGHDLTAADTAWAMNLIMRGEATDAQIAGFVVALRAKGETVQEIAGFVEAMYEHANVIEVPGPTVDIVGTGGDGANTVNISTMSAIVIAGTGAKVVKHGNRAASSASGASDVLGQLGVNLELTPKRVAEVAEEAGITFCFAAKFHPAMRHVGAARGQLGIRTVFNILGPLTNPAKVRAQAVGVADPRMAPIVAGVFAERGNSSLVFRGDDGLDELTITATSHVWVVRDGKVTEETFDPRDVGIELVPVEALRGGDASYNAAVARRLLDGETGPVRDAVLLNSAAALVALDPGPGSLAEQIGAGMAKAAQAIDSGAAKKTLERWSAASNA, encoded by the coding sequence ATGAGCGCTGTGAACCCCGCCGGAGGCGACACCGCGGCGGCCCGTTCCTGGCCCCGCGTGCTGAACGGCCTGCTCGACGGCCATGACCTGACCGCCGCCGACACCGCCTGGGCGATGAACCTGATCATGCGCGGCGAGGCGACCGACGCCCAGATCGCCGGGTTCGTGGTGGCGTTGCGGGCCAAGGGCGAGACCGTCCAGGAGATCGCCGGGTTCGTCGAGGCGATGTACGAGCATGCCAACGTCATCGAGGTGCCGGGGCCGACCGTCGACATCGTCGGCACCGGCGGCGACGGTGCCAACACGGTCAACATCTCCACCATGTCGGCGATCGTCATCGCCGGTACGGGCGCCAAGGTCGTCAAACACGGCAACCGGGCGGCCTCCTCGGCCTCCGGCGCGTCAGACGTGCTGGGACAGCTCGGGGTCAACCTGGAGCTGACGCCGAAGCGGGTGGCCGAGGTCGCCGAGGAGGCCGGGATCACCTTCTGCTTCGCGGCCAAGTTCCATCCGGCGATGCGTCATGTCGGTGCCGCGCGCGGCCAGTTGGGCATCCGGACCGTCTTCAACATCCTGGGTCCGCTGACCAACCCGGCCAAGGTCAGGGCGCAGGCGGTCGGGGTCGCCGACCCCCGGATGGCACCCATCGTCGCCGGAGTCTTCGCCGAGCGCGGCAACTCGTCCCTGGTGTTCCGGGGCGACGACGGCCTCGACGAGCTGACGATCACCGCCACGTCCCACGTATGGGTCGTCCGGGACGGCAAGGTGACGGAGGAGACCTTCGACCCACGCGACGTCGGCATCGAACTGGTCCCGGTGGAGGCCCTGCGCGGCGGTGACGCCTCGTACAACGCGGCGGTCGCCCGGCGGCTCCTCGACGGCGAGACCGGGCCCGTACGGGATGCCGTGCTGCTCAACTCGGCGGCGGCGCTGGTGGCGCTGGACCCGGGTCCGGGCTCCCTGGCCGAGCAGATCGGCGCCGGGATGGCGAAGGCCGCTCAGGCCA